The Actinotalea sp. JY-7876 sequence CGGTGCACGCCGCCGGCGAGCACGACGGCGCCCCGGGCGACGGCGTCCTCGACGTGGTGGTGCACGCGCTCGAGCTGGGCCGCTGACGTGAGCGAGCCGACGTCGGCCGTGTAGTCCAGGGCGGCGCCGAGGCGCAGCGCCCGCACGCGCGGGACGAGCTCGGCGAGGAACGCGTCGGCCACCGCCTCGTGGACGAGCAGGCGCTCGGTCGAGACGCACAGCTGCCCGCTGTTCGAGAAGCAGGCCCGGACCACGCCCTCCGCCGTGACGGCGAGGTCCACGTCCTGGGTCACGTAGAGCGCGTTCTTGCCCCCGAGCTCGAGCGTCGCACCGACCAGCGCCTCGCCGGCCTGCGCGGCGACCCGGCGCCCCGTCGCGGTCGAGCCGGTGAAGACGACGTGGTCGACCGCGCCGACGAGCGCGCCGCCCACCTCCCCGCCGCCGGCGACCACCTGGAGCAGCCCGGGCGGCAGGCCGGCCTCCTGGGCCAGCGCGGCGCCCCAGAGCGCGACGAGGGTGGTCTGCGGGTCCGGCTTGACCACCACCGCGTTGCCCGCGACGAGCGCGGGCAGCGCGTCGCCCAGGGACAGGTTCAGCGGGTAGTTGAACGGCGCCACCACGCCGACCACGCCGACCGGGTGGCGCAGCACGCGCGCGGCGGTGAGCCCGGGCACGAGGCCGGGCACGGACCGCGGCGCCAGGTACGCCGCCGCGCGGCGCCCGTAGTGCCGGGCCAGCAGCGCGACGTCGGCCACCTCCTCGTACGCGCTGCTGCGCGCCTTGCCGTTCTCGAGCTGCAGGAGGTCCAGGGCCTCGGACTGCCGGTCGAGCACCAGGTCGTGCAGGCGCAGGAGCACCGCGGCGCGCCGCGCGACGGGCACCGCGGCCCACGCCCGCTGCGCCCGTCGCGCCGCGGCGACGGCGCGCGCGACGTCGCCGGTCGTGGACTGCGGCACCTCGGCGAGCGGCGCACCGTCGAGCGGGCTGTGCACCAGGACGGGGGGTCCGCTCGCGACGAGCCGCCGCGTCAGGGCGGCGACGTCGTCGGGCTCCAGCGCCCACGTCGCCGCCGGGTCGGTCTCGGGGTCCACGAGGTCGGCGTCGGCCATCCGCCCAGGCTAGGCGAGGGCGAGGACCTCGCGGACCTCGGGATCCACGAGCGCGAGCGCCGCCGCGCGCGCGTCGACGGCGGTGCGCGCCGCCCGCGCCGCCGCCGCGACCTCACGGCACCGCTCCAGGTCGTGCCGCGACAGCGCGAACCGGACGCCTGGCACCGCGGCGGGCGACATGGACAACGAGGTCACGCCCATGCCGACCAGGGCGAGGGCCATCGCCGGGTCCGACGCGGACTCGCCGCACACGCCCACGGGCTTGCCCGCCTCGACGCCGGCCGTCGCCACGGACGCGACGAGGTCCAGGACCGCCGGCTGCCAGGGGTCGAGCAGGTCCCCGAGCTCGCCGAGCAGGCGGTCGGTGGCCATCGTGTACTGCGCCAGGTCGTTGGTGCCGAGCGAGACGAAGTCGACCTCGGCGAGCAGGTCGCGCGCGCGCAGGGCGGCCGAGGGGACCTCGACCATGACGCCGACCGTCGCGACACCCTCCTCGCGCGCGATCGCCGCGAACTGCGCCGCCTCCTCCACCGTGGCGACCATGGGCGCCATGACCCACGGCTCACCGCCCGTCTCCGCGGCCGCGCGGGCGATCGCCCGCAGCTGCGTCCGCAGCAGGTCCTCGGCGGTCCGCACGAGGCGGTAGCCGCGCACGCCGAGGGCCGGGTTCTCCTCGCCCGGCCGGGTGACGAACGCCAGCGGCTTGTCCGCCCCCGCGTCGAGCGTGCGGACGACGACCTTGCGCCCGCCGAGCGCCGTCAGCGCGCGGGCGTACGTCGCGGCCTGCTCGTCCTCGGTGGGCGCGCTGGTCCGCCCGAGGAACAGGACCTCGGTCCGGAACAGGCCGACGCCCTCGACGCCCTCGCCCACCCGCTCGGCGTCCTCGGCGGTGCCGATGTTCGCGAGCAGCCCGACGGCGTGCCCGTCGCGCGTCGCGCCCGGGCCGGTCGCCTCCGCGAGCGCCGCGAGTGCCCGCCCGCGCACGCGGGCACGCTCGACGACGTCCTCGTCCGGGTCGGGCGTCACGGTCCCCGCCGCCGCGTCGACGGCGACGACGCGCCCCGCCTCGAGCGCCGACGCGCCGGTGACCTGCACGACGCACGGGATGCCCAGCTGGCCCGCGATGATCGCGGTGTGCCCCGTCGGGCCGCCCTGCTCGATGACGATGCCGAGCACCTTGTCGAGGTCCAGGGCGGCGGTGTCCGCGGGCGAGAGGTCCAGCGCGACGACGACGGACGGCTCGTCCAGGGGCGGGACGCCCGGCTCCGGCCGGCCCTGGAGGCGCGCGACGACGCGGTCACGGACGCTCACGAGGTCGGTGACGCGCTCCGCGAAGTAGCCGCCGAGCGCGCTGAAGGTGGTGACGAACTCCCCGACCGCGCGGTCGACGGCGACGTCGGGCGCGCTGCCCTCCTCGACGCGCCGGCGCGCGCCGGCCCGCAGCTCCGGGTCGTTCGCCATCATCGCCGTCGCACCGAGCACCTCGGCGATCGTGCCCCCGGCGGCGTCGGCGCGCTCCTGCAGCGCCGCGGCGACGGCCGTGAACGCCTCGTCGACCGCCGCCAGCGCCGCGGGCACGTCGGAGGGCGGCGGCGCGTCCGTGTCGACGCCGGGCGCGGGGTGCGCGCGCGCGACGGGGCCGACGACGGCGCCGCGTCCGACGCCGAAGCCGTGCAGGACGCCGGTCGTGGAGGAGCTCATGGCACCCATCCTCGCACCGGCTCCGCCACCCTCGGGCGCCACCGGCGTCACAGCTCCTTGAGCGCGAGGTCGGGGTCCGGCTCCTCGACGACGCGCACGTCCGCGAGGCGGATGTCCGCGGGGTCGGGCACCGCGGTGCCCGGCAGGAGGACGGCGGCCCGGCCCCACGCCACGGCGGTCGCCAGCCGCCGCGCCGGTGCGGCACCGGCGGCCGCGAGGAAGCCCGCCAGCGTGACGTCACCCGCGCCGACGGTCGAGGCCGGGACGAGCGCCGGACCGCCGGCCCAGGCGACCCGCTCCGCGTCGACGAGCAGCGCCCCGTGGGGGCCCAGGCTCACCAGGACCTGGCGCGTGCCGCGCGCCACGAGCTCGCGCGCCGCGTCGACCACGTCGCCGACGACGACGAGGTCGCGCCCCACGAGCTCGCCCAGCTCCTCGTCGTTGGGCTTGACGACGTCCAGGCCCCCCGCCGCGACCGCGGCCGCGAGCGGGGCGCCGGACGAGTCGAGCGCGCAGGGCACGCCGTGCCGGCCCGCGAGCGCGGCGAGCCGGACGAAGAAGTCGTCTGCGGCGCCCGCCGGCAGGCTCCCGGCACCGACGACGCCGCCCGCCCCGGCCGCGATCTCCCGGGAGACCGCGGCCAGGAGCGCGGCGACGTCGTCGGTCCCGAGCGGCGGCCCGGGGGCGTTGACCTTGGTCGTGGCGCCGGTGCGCTCGACCAGGGTGATGTTGGAGCGCGTCTCCCCCGAGACCGTCACCGCGCGCGCGGGCACGCCCTGCTCCGCCAGCAGGGCGACGAGCAGGTCGCCGTCACCCCCTCCGGCCGGCAGCACGGCACGCGTGGCGTGCCCCTGCGCGACCAGCGCCCGCGAGACGTTGATGCCCTTGCCGCCCGCGTGGACGTGCGTCGCGTGCGCCCGGTTGACCTCCCCGACCGCGAGCGCGTCGAGCTCGAGCGTCCGGTCCACGCTCGGGTTGGGGGTGACGGTGACGATCATCAGGCCTCGTTCACCTGCTCCAGGATCTCGTAGAGCGCCGCCGCGGACGGCGCGTCCAGCACGCGCTGCACCTGGTCGGTGTCCGCGAAGACGAGCGCGATCTTCGACAGTATCGCGAGGTGCTCGTCGCCGACGCCCGCGATCCCGACGACGACGCGGACGGGGTTGCCGTCCCAGTCGACGGGCTCGTCGTAGCGCACCAGGCTCAGCGCCGAGCGCCGGATGGCCCCCTTGGCCTCGTCGGTCCCGTGCGGGATGGCGAGGTGGTTGCCCATGTACGTCGAGATCGAGCGCTCGCGCTCGAGCATCGCGTCGACGTACGAGGCGTCGACGGCGCCGGAGCGGACCAGCCGCTCCCCCGCGTCGCGGATCGCGTCCACCTTGGAGCCCGCCACGGCGCCGACGACGACGTCGTGCGGCGCCAGGACGCCGTACCCGCCGCCCAGGCCCGCGCTCATGCCGGCGCCGCCTCGGTGCCGGCGGCCCGGACCTCGCGCACGACGTCGTCGTACACGGGGCTGGAGAGGAAGTTGTCCACCGAGACGTGGCGCGCGCTCGGTGCGTGCCGCCTGGCCCGGTCGGTGAGCTCGCGCTGGGTGATCACGAGGTCGACGTCGTCCTCGAGGCGCGCGACCGCGGTGTTGACCACCGTGACGTCGGTGCGGCCCGCCTTCTTGAGCTTGTCGCGCAGGATGCTCGCGCCCATCGCGGACGACCCCATGCCGGCGTCGCACGCGAAGACGATCGAGCGGATCGGCGTCGCGGCGCCGTTCGTGGTCACGGCGTCGTTCGTGGTCACGTCGTTCGTGGTCACGGCGTCGTTCGTGGTCACGGCGCCGTCGGCGGCCTGCCCGGTCCCCGCGGGGGACGCGGCACCCGCGCCGGCGAGCGCCCCGAGCGCCGCGCTGCTCCGGCCCTTGTTCGACTCGGTCTGCGCGATCGCCGCGCCGAGGTCGCCCCCGCCCGTCTCCAGGTCGCGCTTGCGCGAGGCCCGCAGGATCACCGCGGCGATGAGGAACGTCACCGTGAACGACAGGACCACCGAGAGGATCACGCCGACGAACGCACCCCGGGGGGTCGCCGCCAGGACGGCGATGATCGACCCGGGCGCCGCCGGGCCACGCAGCCCGGTGCCGAGCACCATGTTCGTCGCGACGCCCGTCGCGCCGCCCGCGATCGCCGCGAGGATCAGCGCCGGCTTCATGAGCACGAACGGGAAGTAGACCTCGTGGATGCCGCCGAGGAACTGGACGACGGCGGCGCCGGGCGCCGAGCTCTTCGCGGCCCCGACCCCGAAGAAGGTGAAGGCCAGCAGGATGCCCAGGCCGGGCCCGGGGTTCGACTCGACGAGGTACAGCAGGGACTGGCCCTCGGCGACCGTCTGCTGCGCGCCGAGCGGCACGAGGACGCCGTTGCCGATCGCGTTGTTGAGGAACAGCACCTTGGCCGGCTCGACGATGATGCTCATGACCGGCAGCAGGTTGTTGTCCGCGAGCCAGCCGACGACCGACTCGAGGAACCTCGACAGGGAGCTGACGATCGGCGCGATCCCGAAGAAGGCGAGCACGGCGAGCGCGGCGCCGACGATGCCGGCCGCGAACATGTCGACCAGCATCTCGAAGCCGGCCTTGATCTTCCCTGCCCAGAGCGCGTCGACCTTCTTGATCACCCAGGCGGCGGCCGGCCCGACGATCATGGCGCCCAGGAACATCGGCACGGCGCTGCCGACGATCATGCCCAGGGCGGCGATCGACGCGACGACGGCGCCGCGGTCCCCGTAGACCACGCGGCCGCCCGCGTTGGCGATGAGCAGCGGCAGCAGGTAGGTGATCATCGGCCCGACCAGGCCGACGTACTGCTGGAACGTGGTGCCGTCCTCGGCCTGCGCGAGGGCGGTGGCGGCCCCCTGCCAGCCGATGACGTCGGCGTTGCCGTAGCCGCCGAGGATCGGGTTGGGCGTCCAGCCCACGGCGATGAACAGCGAGGTGATGAGCCCCCAGGCCAGGAAGGCCGGGAGGTTGGGCATGATCATGCTGCTGAGGAACGCCCCCAGCCTCTGCACGCGGACCTGGGCAGCCTTGCCCCGGCTCACGGTGCGGGGGGCCTCGGCCGTCGTTGCGGACATGGGCGACTCACACTCCCTTCGTGGTGGTGCGCGTCCCGGCAGGGCCCGGGGTGGCGGTGATCGTCATCGACCTGCTCCTTCGCTGCCGGCGCGGCGCACCGCCCCGGGTCCCACCCACCGCCGGCCGCCAGGCGGCCGGCGTCGTCACGGCTCGATCGTGACCTTGATGCCGGCGCCCGTGCGGACGACGTCGATGCCCTCGGCGACCCGGTCGAGCGGCAGCCGGTGCGTGATGAGGTCGGCGACCGGCACGCTGCCGTCGGCGATGTGCGCGAGCGCCCGGCGGTTGTGCTCGGGGCTCGAGCCGTTGGCCCCGACGATGGTGAGCTCCTTGTAGTGCACGAGGTTCGAGTCGAGCGTGATGGTCGGCCGGTCCTTGGGCAGCCCGCCGAAGAAGCTCACGCGCCCCTGCGGGGCGAGCATCTGCAGCGCCTGCTCCTGCGCCGCGCCCGACGCGGCGGCCGTGATGACGACCGTCGCACCGCGGCCGTCGGTGAGGTGGCGCACGGCCTCCACGGGGTCGGTGTCCGAGGCGCAGATCGCCGCGTCCGGCCGCACGACGGCGGCCGCCAGGTCGAGGCGCTCGCGGCTCAGCTCGACGAGCAGCACGCGCGCCGCCCCGCGGGCCCGGGCGAGGCGGACGTGCAGGCAGCCGATCGGGCCGGAGCCGACGACGACCACGACGTCTCCCTTGCGCACGTCGGCGATCTCCTGCGCGTTGATCGCGCACGCGAACGGCTCGGCGACGCTGGCCTCGGCGAAGGAGACGTTGTCCGGGATGCGGTTGAGGCCGTCCACGGCGAGGACTTCGCGCGGCACGATCATGTACGGCGCGAAACCGCCGTCGAAGTCGTAGCCCATGGAGACCTGGTTCGGGCAGATCGTCATCGCGCCCGCCCGGCAGTAGTCGCAGCGGCCGCACGGGATCGCCGCGATGACCTGGACCCGGTCCCCCGGTGCCCAGGCGTCGACGCCCTCGCCGACCTCGACGATCTCGCCCGCTATCTCGTGACCCATGACGCGCGGCGGGACGATGCGCTGGTGCCCCGAGGTGGAGATCTTCACATCGGTGCCGCACATCGAGCACGCCCGGACCCGGATCTTGACCTCACCCGGCGCCGTCGTGGGCTCGGGCGCGTCCTCCAGGCGCACGTCGCCGGGGGCGTAGAAGCGGAAGACGTCCATCTCTCTCCTTCGTCGGACGCCGCCGGGCGACGTCGTGGGTGGCGCCGGTGGGGCGCCGTCGCTCATGCGCGGACCACCCGCGGTCCCGCCGCCTCGATCTCCTCGGCCAGGTCGGGCTCGAGCTCCGAGTCCGTGATGACGGTGTCCACCACCGACAGCGGCGCGACCTGCGCAAAGTCGGCCCGCCCGACCTTGGTGTGGTCGGCGAGCACCACCGTGCGGCGCGCGGCGGCGACGAGGGCGCGCTTGACGCCGGCCTCCGCGAGGTCCGGGGTCGTGAGCCCGCGCTCCACCGTGAGCCCGTTCGTCCCGAGGAAGGCCACGTCCGCGTAGACGTCGGCCATCGCGCGCTCGGCCCACGGGCCGACGGCGGCCAGCGTCCGGCCGCGCACGGTGCCGCCCAGCAGGTGCAGCGTGATGCTGGGGCGCGACGCGAGGACCATCGCGACCGGCAGGGCGTGCGTCACCACGGTGAGCTCCCGGTCCGTCGGGAGCATCTCGGCCAGGCGGATCGTCGTCGTGCCGGCGTCGAGGACGATGGCGCCGCCGTCGGGGAGCTCGTCGAGCGCCGCCTTGGCGATGCGCTCCTTCTGCCCCGCCATGCGGCCCTCGCGGTCGGCGACCGCCGGCTCGATGCCGAGCCGCTCGACCGGGATCGCCCCGCCGTGGACGCGGCGCAGGACCCCGCGGCGCTCGAGCGTGGTCAGGTCGCGGCGCACCGTCTCGGGCGTGACGTCGAGCTGCTCGGCGAGGTCCTTGACCTCGACGCGGCCGTCGAGGCGCGCCCGGACGAGGATCTCCTGCTGCCGCTCCGTCGCGTACACGCCCTGGCCTCTCGCCCGTTCGGGTGTTGATATGGCTTTGTCTACTTCCGTTTCAGTCCGGCGTCAACCCTCGCCCGCCGCCGAGAACGACAGAGCGCCGCGCCCCCGTGGGGGCGCGGCGCTCTGTCGGTGGTGCGTCGGGCGTCTCAGTGCGGCTGGTACGGCGAGACGACGACCTCGACCCGCTGGAACTCCTTGAGGTCCGAGTAGCCGGTGGTGGCCAGCGCGCGACGCAGGGCACCGACCAGGTTCAGGGTGCCGTCCGCCTGCTTGCCCGGGCCGAAGAGGATCTCCTGCAGCGTCCCGGCGGTGCCCACGCCGACGCGCTCGCCGCGCGGGAGCTCCGGGTGGTGCGCCTCGGGGCCCCAGTGCCAGCCCCGGCCCGGCGCCTCGGCGGCGCGCGCCAGCGCCGCGCCGAGCATCACGGCGTCCGCGCCGCACGCGACGGCCTTGACGAGGTCGCCCGCGCGTCCGACGCCGCCGTCGGCGATCACGTGCACGTACCGGCCCCCCGACTCGTCGAGGTAGTCCCGGCGCGCCGCGGCGACGTCGGCCACCGCGGTCGCCATGGGCGCGTGGATGCCGAGCGACGTCCGCGTGGTGTGGGCGGCACCGCCGCCGAAGCCGACGAGGACGCCCGCCGCGCCGGTGCGCATGAGGTGCAGCGCCGCCGTGTAGGTGGACGCACCGCCGACGATGACCGGGACGTCGAGCTCGTAGATGAAGCGCTTGAGGTTGAGCGGCTCGGCCCGGCTGGACACGTGCTCGGCGGAGACCGTGGTGCCCCGGATGACGAAGAGGTCGACGCCCGCGTCGACCACGTGCTTCCAGTACTGCTGGGTCCGCTGCGGCGACAGCGCGCCCGCGACCGTCACGCCGGCGCTGCGCACCTCCTGGAGCCGCTGGGTGATGAGCTCCGGGATGATCGGCGCCGCGTAGATCTCCTGCATCCGCGCGGTCGCGGCGGACGCGTCGAGCGTCCCGATCTCCTCGAGGAACGGCGTCGGGTCCTCGTAGCGCGTCCACAGGCCCTCGAGGTCGAGGACGCCCAGGCCGCCGTGACGGCCGAGCGCGACGGCGGTCTCGGGGCTCATCACCGAGTCCATCGGGGCCGCGACGACCGGCAGGTCGAAGTGGTAGGCGTCGATCTGCCAGCCGACCGACACCTCCTCCGGGTCGCGCGTCCTGCGCGAGGGCACGACGGCGACGTCGTCGAAGGAGTAGGCGCGGCGCCCGCGCTTGCCGCGGCCGATCTCGATCTCGTTGCTCACGGCCCCAGGTTACCGGCGGGCGGGGGCCGGACGCCCCGGCGCCCGCCCTGCGGTCGGTCCGGGCTCACTCGAAGAGCGCGAGCAGCTCCCGGTTGAAGGCCGGCAGGTCGTCCGGGGTGCGCGACGTCACGAGCGGGAACCGCTCGCGGCACACCACGGCCTCGCCGTCGGTCCACGTGCCGCCCGCGTTGCGGACGTCCGTGCGCAGGCTCGGGTAGGAGGTCAGGGTCTTGCCCTCGACGACGCCGGCCTCGACCAGCGCCCAGGGCCCGTGGCAGATGGCGGCGATGGGCTTGCCCGCCTCCGCCACGGCCTTGACCAGGGCGATCGCGTCGGCCTCCAGGCGCAGGGAGTCCGCGTTGACGGTCCCGCCGGGCAGCACGAGGCCGTCCAGGTCGTCCACGCCGACGTCGGCGACGGTCCGGTCGACCGGGTAGGTGCCGCCGGGCTCGAGGTCGTTGTTCACGGCCGTGACCTCGCCCGCCTCCGGCGCCACGAGCACGGGCGTGCCGCCGTGCTCCTGCACGGCCTTCCACGGCTCGGTGAGCTCGGGCTCCTCGACGCCCTTGGTGCTGGTGAGGAACACGATCGTCTTGCCGGTGAGGTGGCTCATGCTCGTCCTCTCGTCCGTGGGGATGGGGTCACGACGAGCCTGCGGCACCGCCGCGCACCCCGCACCTCGGGCGCCCGTGCGGCGCGCGTGACGTGCGGGCGCCCGGCGCGCCTGCCCCGCGGGTGTCGGCGCCGGCTGCGAGGCTGGCCGCAGGAGGTGCGGATGAGCTGGACGCAGGCCCCCGTCGTCGGGTTCGACACGGAGACCACCGGCGTCGACGTCGGTGAGGACCGGATCGTCACGGCGGCGGTGGTGCGCCGCGAGGGACGCTCGACCTCGGTGACCACCTGGCTCGTCGACCCCGGCGTGCCGATCCCACCGGACGCCACCGCGGTCCACGGGATCACGAGCGAGCACGCACGGCGCCACGGCCGGCCCCCGGACCGGCGCTCGAGGAGATCGCCGGCGAGCTGGCCGACGCGCTCTCCCACGGCGAGCCGGTGGTCGCGTTCAACGCGTCGTTCGACCTGTCCCTGCTCGACGCCGAGCTGCGTCGTCACGGCCTCGCGTCGCTGGGCGAGCGCCTCGGCCGGGACGTGCGCGTCGTCCTCGACCCGCTCGTGCTCGACCGGCACCTCGACCGCGCACGGGAGGGCGCGCGGCGCCTGGGCACGCTGTGCGACCACTACGCGGTGCGGCCCGTGGGCGCGCTGCACACGGCCGACGTCGACGTCGCGGCCACGATCGGCGTGCTCGACGCGCTGGCGCGCGCGTTCCCGGCCATCGGGACGATGGCGCTCGACGACCTCCACGACCTCCAGGTCGACGCGCACCGCGCCTGGGCGCAGGGCTACAACGCGCGCCCACCCGAACCGGGTCGCGAGCGCCGGACCGCGGACCTGTCCTGGCCGCTGCGCCGCGCCCGCCCGCTCGCGGCGTGACGGGACGCCGGGGACACACCCCGGCGGCGGCGCACCCCTAGCGTGCGGCCGGCTCCTCGCCCGCGGGGAGCACGGGACGCAGCGCCGCGACCACGGCGTCGGCCACCTCCGCCGACGACGCCACGACCAGCCCGACGCCGTCGTCGCCCGGGCGGTAGTCCGAGCCGTCCGGTCGGCGGCTCACGCCGCCCGCCTCGCGCACCAGCACGGCGCCCGCGGCGTGGTCCCACGGGTTGGTGCGCCAGTAGAAGGCGAAGTCCGCCTCGCCCGCGAGGATCCGTCCGTACGCCGCGCCGGACCACAGCCGGTCGCTCGTCGCCGCCCCGGGCCCGAGCGCCGCGATGCCCGCCTCGACGCGCGCGAGCACGCCGTCGGGCAGCTCCGCGGGACCGCGCGGCAGGAACTTCGTCGCCGCGGCGCCGCGCAGGGCGTGGAGGTCGGCGTCGGCCGCGGTGAGGCGCCGGCCGTCGAGCCAGGTGCCGCCGCCCCGCACCGCCACGTACGTGCGTCCCTGCTCGGGCAGGCAGATCCAGCCGGCGACGGACTCCCCGCCGGCGACGAGGGCCACCATCACGGCGTAGTCGGGCGCGCCGTCGACGAACGCCTGCGTCCCGTCGATGGGGTCGAGCACCCAGACGCGGTCCGCGTCCGCGACGACGTCGAGCAGGGCGGGGTCCGCCGCGACGGCCTCCTCCCCGACCACCGGCACGCCGGGCGTCAGCCGGGTGAGTCCCTCGGCGAGTGCCACCTCGGCCGCGACGTCGACGACCGTCACGAGGTCGCCGGGGCCCTTCTCGCTGACGTCGCCCCTGGCGAGGTCCCGGAAGCGGGGCCGCACGACCGTGCGGGCGACCTCCTCGACAAGGGCGGTGACGGCCTCGACCGGGATGCCGGCGAGCGGGTCGGTGCGGGATCCGGTCGCCGTCATCGGGACGAGTAGTTGGGGGCCTCGGAGATCATCTGGACGTCGTGCGGGTGCGACTCCTTGAGCCCCGCGGGCGTGATCCGGACGAACCGACCGCGGGCCTGGAGCTCGGGCACCGTGCGGGCGCCGACGTAGAACATCGACTGGTGCAGCCCGCCGACGAGCTGGTGCGCGACCGCGGCGAGCGGGCCCCGGTACGGCACCTGGCCCTCGATGCCCTCGGTGATGATCTCGTCGTCGGACAGGTCGCCCTGGAAGTAGCGGTCCTTGGAGTACGAGCGCCGGTCGCCCCGCGACTGCATCGCGCCGAGCGACGCCATGCCGCGGTACCGCTTGAACTGCTTGCCGTTGACGAACACGAGGTCGCCGGGGCTCTCGTCGCAGCCCGCGAGGAGGCCGCCCAGCATGACGGTGTCCGCGCCGGCGACGAGCGCCTTGGCGATGTCGCCGGAGTACTGCAGGCCCCCGTCGCCGATCACCGGGACCCCCGCGGGCTTGCACGCCTGGGCCGCCTCGTAGATCGCGGTGACCTGCGGCACGCCGACGCCGGCGACCACGCGTGTGGTGCAGATCGAGCCCGGCCCGACGCCGACCTTGACGGCGTCCACGCCCGCGTCGACGAGCGCCTGCGCGCCGGCCCGCGTCGCGATGTTGCCGCCGATCACCTGGACGTGGCGGGTGCCCGGGTCGGACTTGATGCGGCGCACCATGTCGAGCATGAGGCGCGCGTGGCCGTTCGCGGTGTCGACGACGAGCACGTCCACGCCGGCCTCGACGAGCGCGGTGACGCGGTCCCAGGCGTCGCCGAAGAACCCGACCGCCGCGCCGACCACGAGCCGGCCCTCGCCGTCCTTGGTGGCCAGCGGGTACTGCTCGGACTTCACGAAGTCCTTGACGGTGATGAGGCCCTGGAGCGCGCCGTCCTCGTCGACCAGGGGCAGCTTCTCGACCTTGTGCTTGGCCAGGAGCGCCGCCGCGTCCGCGCGCGAGATGCCGACCGGGCCGGTGACCAGC is a genomic window containing:
- a CDS encoding PTS sugar transporter subunit IIA, coding for MSAGLGGGYGVLAPHDVVVGAVAGSKVDAIRDAGERLVRSGAVDASYVDAMLERERSISTYMGNHLAIPHGTDEAKGAIRRSALSLVRYDEPVDWDGNPVRVVVGIAGVGDEHLAILSKIALVFADTDQVQRVLDAPSAAALYEILEQVNEA
- a CDS encoding succinic semialdehyde dehydrogenase; its protein translation is MADADLVDPETDPAATWALEPDDVAALTRRLVASGPPVLVHSPLDGAPLAEVPQSTTGDVARAVAAARRAQRAWAAVPVARRAAVLLRLHDLVLDRQSEALDLLQLENGKARSSAYEEVADVALLARHYGRRAAAYLAPRSVPGLVPGLTAARVLRHPVGVVGVVAPFNYPLNLSLGDALPALVAGNAVVVKPDPQTTLVALWGAALAQEAGLPPGLLQVVAGGGEVGGALVGAVDHVVFTGSTATGRRVAAQAGEALVGATLELGGKNALYVTQDVDLAVTAEGVVRACFSNSGQLCVSTERLLVHEAVADAFLAELVPRVRALRLGAALDYTADVGSLTSAAQLERVHHHVEDAVARGAVVLAGGVHRRDVGPYVFEPTVLDRVPPDAVVAGEETFGPVVSVQRVRDDDHAVELVNGSDMGLAASVWCRDVARARRIAARLEVGAVGVNDGYAAAWGSTAAPMGGVKASGLGRRHGVEGVHAVTRTQAVVVQRGTHHGLGLGRLYALPGERWTRLFTGVLRAAKTLRLP
- a CDS encoding zinc-dependent dehydrogenase, which produces MDVFRFYAPGDVRLEDAPEPTTAPGEVKIRVRACSMCGTDVKISTSGHQRIVPPRVMGHEIAGEIVEVGEGVDAWAPGDRVQVIAAIPCGRCDYCRAGAMTICPNQVSMGYDFDGGFAPYMIVPREVLAVDGLNRIPDNVSFAEASVAEPFACAINAQEIADVRKGDVVVVVGSGPIGCLHVRLARARGAARVLLVELSRERLDLAAAVVRPDAAICASDTDPVEAVRHLTDGRGATVVITAAASGAAQEQALQMLAPQGRVSFFGGLPKDRPTITLDSNLVHYKELTIVGANGSSPEHNRRALAHIADGSVPVADLITHRLPLDRVAEGIDVVRTGAGIKVTIEP
- the ptsP gene encoding phosphoenolpyruvate--protein phosphotransferase, translating into MSSSTTGVLHGFGVGRGAVVGPVARAHPAPGVDTDAPPPSDVPAALAAVDEAFTAVAAALQERADAAGGTIAEVLGATAMMANDPELRAGARRRVEEGSAPDVAVDRAVGEFVTTFSALGGYFAERVTDLVSVRDRVVARLQGRPEPGVPPLDEPSVVVALDLSPADTAALDLDKVLGIVIEQGGPTGHTAIIAGQLGIPCVVQVTGASALEAGRVVAVDAAAGTVTPDPDEDVVERARVRGRALAALAEATGPGATRDGHAVGLLANIGTAEDAERVGEGVEGVGLFRTEVLFLGRTSAPTEDEQAATYARALTALGGRKVVVRTLDAGADKPLAFVTRPGEENPALGVRGYRLVRTAEDLLRTQLRAIARAAAETGGEPWVMAPMVATVEEAAQFAAIAREEGVATVGVMVEVPSAALRARDLLAEVDFVSLGTNDLAQYTMATDRLLGELGDLLDPWQPAVLDLVASVATAGVEAGKPVGVCGESASDPAMALALVGMGVTSLSMSPAAVPGVRFALSRHDLERCREVAAAARAARTAVDARAAALALVDPEVREVLALA
- a CDS encoding DeoR/GlpR family DNA-binding transcription regulator; the protein is MYATERQQEILVRARLDGRVEVKDLAEQLDVTPETVRRDLTTLERRGVLRRVHGGAIPVERLGIEPAVADREGRMAGQKERIAKAALDELPDGGAIVLDAGTTTIRLAEMLPTDRELTVVTHALPVAMVLASRPSITLHLLGGTVRGRTLAAVGPWAERAMADVYADVAFLGTNGLTVERGLTTPDLAEAGVKRALVAAARRTVVLADHTKVGRADFAQVAPLSVVDTVITDSELEPDLAEEIEAAGPRVVRA
- the pfkB gene encoding 1-phosphofructokinase is translated as MIVTVTPNPSVDRTLELDALAVGEVNRAHATHVHAGGKGINVSRALVAQGHATRAVLPAGGGDGDLLVALLAEQGVPARAVTVSGETRSNITLVERTGATTKVNAPGPPLGTDDVAALLAAVSREIAAGAGGVVGAGSLPAGAADDFFVRLAALAGRHGVPCALDSSGAPLAAAVAAGGLDVVKPNDEELGELVGRDLVVVGDVVDAARELVARGTRQVLVSLGPHGALLVDAERVAWAGGPALVPASTVGAGDVTLAGFLAAAGAAPARRLATAVAWGRAAVLLPGTAVPDPADIRLADVRVVEEPDPDLALKEL
- a CDS encoding PTS mannitol transporter subunit IICB; its protein translation is MSATTAEAPRTVSRGKAAQVRVQRLGAFLSSMIMPNLPAFLAWGLITSLFIAVGWTPNPILGGYGNADVIGWQGAATALAQAEDGTTFQQYVGLVGPMITYLLPLLIANAGGRVVYGDRGAVVASIAALGMIVGSAVPMFLGAMIVGPAAAWVIKKVDALWAGKIKAGFEMLVDMFAAGIVGAALAVLAFFGIAPIVSSLSRFLESVVGWLADNNLLPVMSIIVEPAKVLFLNNAIGNGVLVPLGAQQTVAEGQSLLYLVESNPGPGLGILLAFTFFGVGAAKSSAPGAAVVQFLGGIHEVYFPFVLMKPALILAAIAGGATGVATNMVLGTGLRGPAAPGSIIAVLAATPRGAFVGVILSVVLSFTVTFLIAAVILRASRKRDLETGGGDLGAAIAQTESNKGRSSAALGALAGAGAASPAGTGQAADGAVTTNDAVTTNDVTTNDAVTTNGAATPIRSIVFACDAGMGSSAMGASILRDKLKKAGRTDVTVVNTAVARLEDDVDLVITQRELTDRARRHAPSARHVSVDNFLSSPVYDDVVREVRAAGTEAAPA